One Olsenella sp. oral taxon 807 DNA segment encodes these proteins:
- the rlmKL gene encoding bifunctional 23S rRNA (guanine(2069)-N(7))-methyltransferase RlmK/23S rRNA (guanine(2445)-N(2))-methyltransferase RlmL, with protein sequence MCETDTETNGGTTRPSFFASCPKGFERLLADELRELGIPKPRPLRGQVAFAGTLEDAYRVCLWSRLASRVVLVLGRVDASDSDALYEGVSSIAWEEHIPCASSIAIDAHGTNAQLKDTRFTALRTKDAIVDRLMSMRGTRPLIRVADPDLRIVARISGKRATLGIDLSGEPLFRRERRKSPSSWRSRKGGVAGLLPLRADYAAALLAAGGWNRQLGQGEASLVSVFPGAGVLLAEAAQQALDRAPALLRARWGFEGWAGHDRSLWEGLLGEAHDRADGARKGLAEKACTVELVGCDNRPASESETRHLLRSMGIDLEPRFWRPGAQTASAAGLSPLIAYDLSWIRGGEDAKEAAALAFASSAMEGLKNADPAAIVSLTHNPILDRALGLTARSTIDVLVGQSAASIRTYDTSLDSRGNASHSSVQVFGHGGGTPKLILTLVEGSAQFCHRLTKVAKARAKWARREDVSCYRVYDADLPDYAVTLDLFEGSTHTPTRRGRDRWLQVYEYAAPTDVDPVLARMRLLDVLSIAPDVLGVESANVFVRVRRRSRGGSQYASESQVGGAMGKYGSQGRRGRSDRASRPPRLRPPEGAQLIDEGGLIFEANFQSRLDCGIFLDHRDTRSMIREMAKKTKGSKRFLNLFAYTGTASCYAADGGCKHTTSVDLSRPSLDWARRNMRQNGFTGPEHEYVQADVTQWVSEQRRTKNRWDLIFCDVPTFSNSKGMRGSWDVQRDHAELLIGVSRLLTRAGVALFSCNLRTFRPDVGKLGRAGVTIEDITPQTIPEDFSRSPKIHHCYLVRRTPEA encoded by the coding sequence ATGTGCGAGACAGACACGGAAACGAACGGTGGGACAACGCGCCCCTCCTTTTTTGCAAGCTGCCCCAAGGGCTTCGAGCGGCTGCTGGCAGACGAGCTGAGGGAGCTGGGCATCCCAAAGCCGCGTCCCCTACGTGGCCAAGTCGCGTTTGCGGGCACGCTTGAGGACGCCTATCGCGTCTGTCTGTGGTCGCGTCTCGCCTCTCGCGTCGTGCTCGTACTCGGACGGGTCGACGCGTCCGATTCCGACGCCCTCTACGAGGGTGTCTCCTCGATCGCATGGGAGGAGCACATCCCTTGCGCCTCTTCTATCGCCATCGACGCCCACGGTACCAACGCCCAGCTCAAAGATACTCGATTCACGGCCTTGAGGACTAAGGATGCCATCGTCGATCGCCTCATGTCAATGCGCGGCACACGGCCGCTTATACGCGTCGCCGATCCCGACCTGCGCATAGTCGCGCGTATCTCAGGTAAGAGGGCAACGCTTGGCATCGACCTCTCGGGAGAGCCACTCTTTAGGCGCGAGAGGCGAAAGAGCCCTTCCTCGTGGCGGAGCCGAAAGGGCGGGGTCGCAGGCCTCTTGCCGCTTCGCGCAGACTACGCGGCGGCGCTCTTGGCGGCTGGTGGCTGGAATCGCCAGCTGGGACAGGGCGAGGCGAGTCTGGTGTCCGTCTTTCCTGGCGCGGGCGTGCTGCTCGCCGAGGCAGCGCAACAGGCTCTTGACAGGGCCCCTGCGCTTTTGAGGGCGCGCTGGGGATTCGAGGGATGGGCAGGACACGACCGCAGCCTGTGGGAAGGTCTTCTCGGGGAAGCCCACGACCGCGCGGACGGTGCCAGAAAGGGACTGGCAGAGAAAGCTTGCACGGTCGAGCTTGTCGGCTGCGACAATCGCCCTGCGAGCGAGTCAGAGACACGTCACCTGCTCCGCTCGATGGGCATAGATCTGGAGCCGCGCTTCTGGCGCCCAGGCGCGCAAACCGCGAGCGCAGCGGGGCTCTCTCCCCTTATCGCCTACGACCTCTCGTGGATACGAGGAGGCGAGGATGCGAAGGAGGCGGCCGCGCTGGCCTTTGCCTCATCAGCCATGGAGGGGCTGAAAAACGCGGACCCCGCCGCGATCGTATCCCTGACACACAACCCGATCCTCGACCGCGCGCTCGGCCTGACCGCGAGATCGACCATCGACGTCCTCGTGGGGCAGAGCGCGGCGAGCATCAGGACCTACGACACCAGTTTGGACAGCCGAGGCAATGCGAGCCATTCCAGCGTGCAAGTCTTCGGCCACGGGGGCGGTACTCCCAAGCTCATCTTGACGCTCGTCGAGGGCTCGGCACAGTTCTGCCACCGCCTTACCAAGGTGGCAAAGGCGCGCGCCAAGTGGGCGCGCCGCGAGGACGTCAGCTGCTATCGCGTGTACGACGCCGACCTGCCCGACTACGCCGTGACCCTCGACCTCTTCGAGGGCTCGACCCACACCCCCACGCGCCGTGGACGCGATCGCTGGCTACAGGTCTATGAGTATGCGGCTCCCACGGACGTGGACCCTGTCTTGGCTCGGATGCGCCTTCTGGATGTGCTCTCTATCGCACCTGATGTGCTTGGGGTCGAGTCCGCCAACGTCTTCGTTCGCGTCCGCAGGAGGTCACGTGGAGGCTCTCAGTATGCCAGCGAGTCACAAGTCGGTGGCGCCATGGGAAAGTACGGCAGCCAAGGCAGACGCGGTCGGAGCGACCGTGCCTCTCGACCCCCCCGCCTGCGTCCGCCCGAAGGCGCGCAGCTCATCGACGAGGGCGGGCTCATCTTTGAGGCCAACTTCCAGTCACGCCTCGATTGCGGCATCTTCCTCGACCACCGAGACACCCGCTCCATGATCCGAGAGATGGCCAAGAAGACCAAGGGCTCGAAGCGCTTTCTCAACCTCTTTGCCTACACGGGGACCGCAAGCTGCTACGCGGCGGACGGAGGCTGCAAGCACACGACGAGCGTCGACCTGAGCCGTCCCTCGCTCGACTGGGCACGGCGCAATATGAGGCAAAACGGCTTCACCGGTCCCGAGCACGAGTACGTGCAGGCAGACGTCACACAGTGGGTGAGTGAGCAGAGACGCACAAAAAACCGCTGGGACCTCATCTTCTGCGACGTGCCCACCTTCTCGAACTCCAAAGGGATGCGTGGGAGCTGGGACGTCCAGCGTGATCACGCAGAGCTCCTCATTGGGGTGTCACGTCTCCTCACGCGCGCGGGCGTGGCGCTGTTCTCCTGCAACCTGCGCACGTTTCGGCCTGACGTGGGAAAGCTCGGGCGCGCAGGCGTCACCATCGAGGACATCACGCCCCAGACGATACCAGAGGACTTCTCACGCAGCCCCAAGATACACCACTGCTACCTCGTGAGACGCACGCCAGAGGCGTAG